From a single Oreochromis niloticus isolate F11D_XX linkage group LG3, O_niloticus_UMD_NMBU, whole genome shotgun sequence genomic region:
- the LOC109202375 gene encoding protein FAM111A-like — protein MFKLARRPCSKNKKMVKARDCYSVFYIGTKGGLNAKKEKSFLKNDALKQFEYLCVYGEKGITAAEALKRDGRFTDDLGYFELVNIDDERKTECTDIIDCLDNKKFQICFPQGADTDVSIPEQQKPPHASNNAKRSGGMTSVLDVARQNGLSLKTAIKETGSSIDRKEVYDLLCQQYPRLKGWQESRFPKNSFQEALKYRKESFGKSRQPFTEIRSVMLLLELSESVCLISGSFIKQGTGFVLFDNFVLTNARLFDYWVKSNTPNWREFVNVTVVFNFEDQESDRNNLSAKVFIGDDKLDYVILKLETEKVPPGLLKRFGPVPSDGEACVVGHPGGGVKKMSPTWVVEKERGEHAENNDNLEDCEEFCSLCEMNQQIKNDPYENIYVTYNTLMYHGSSGSPVFDADGRVFGLHSGGFFYGFPNLSESVIEYAFPLLTIFENFVANLKKDGYGEVLERVEEEAKGNPHLENIIASVVGSKQGKPGAMLQEVESKTDSEEMAV, from the coding sequence ATGTTCAAGCTTGCACGGAGGCCTTGCAGTAAAAATAAGAAGATGGTTAAGGCGAGAGATTGCTATTCTGTCTTTTACATCGGTACAAAGGGAGGACTAAatgccaaaaaagagaaaagttttttaaaaaatgacgcTTTAAAACAGTTCGAGTATCTTTGTGTTTACGGGGAGAAGGGAATAACTGCGGCCGAGGCTCTGAAAAGAGACGGTCGCTTCACCGATGACCTGGGCTACTTTGAGCTGGTTAACATCGACGACGAACGTAAGACTGAGTGCACGGACATAATCGATTGTCTGGACAATAAGAAATTCCAGATATGTTTTCCACAGGGAGCAGATACGGATGTATCCATCCCAGAGCAGCAGAAACCTCCACACGCATCAAATAATGCAAAGCGCAGCGGTGGAATGACATCGGTCTTAGATGTAGCACGGCAGAATGGATTGAGTCTAAAAACGGCAATCAAAGAAACGGGCAGCAGCATTGACCGTAAGGAGGTTTACGATCTACTTTGTCAGCAGTATCCGCGTCTGAAAGGATGGCAGGAGAGTAGATTCCCCAAAAATTCTTTTCAGGAAGCACTGAAGTACAGGAAGGAGAGCTTTGGAAAGAGCCGGCAGCCTTTTACTGAAATTCGCAGCGTTATGTTGCTGCTCGAATTGAGCGAGTCAGTTTGTCTCATATCCGGTTCCTTCATAAAGCAAGGCACAGGCTTTGTGCTATTTGACAACTTTGTCTTGACCAACGCCCGCTTATTCGACTACTGGGTTAAATCAAACACACCTAACTGGCGTGAATTTGTAAACGTTACCGTGGTCTTTAACTTTGAAGACCAAGAGTCAGACAGGAACAACCTCAGCGCTAAGGTGTTCATCGGCGACGATAAGTTAGATTATGTCATACTTAAGCTAGAAACAGAGAAAGTACCGCCGGGGCTCCTTAAGAGATTTGGGCCTGTACCTTCAGACGGCGAGGCCTGTGTCGTCGGACACCCGGGAGGAGGAGTGAAAAAAATGAGTCCTACGTGGGTCGTGGAGAAAGAGAGGGGAGAGCATGCTGAGAATAATGACAATTTAGAAGACTGCGAGGAATTTTGCAGTCTTTGTGAAATGAATCAGCAGATCAAAAACGACCCGTATGAAAATATCTACGTCACCTACAACACTCTCATGTACCACGGCTCTTCCGGCTCCCCGGTTTTCGATGCCGACGGACGAGTGTTTGGTTTGCACAGCGGCGGGTTTTTCTATGGGTTTCCGAACCTTAGCGAGAGTGTGATTGAGTACGCCTTTCCTCTGCTCACTATATTTGAAAACTTTGTGGCTAATCTGAAGAAAGATGGGTATGGGGAGGTGTTGGAAAGAGTTGAGGAGGAAGCGAAGGGAAATCCTCACCTAGAAAACATTATAGCCTCTGTTGTGGGGTCAAAGCAAGGCAAACCTGGCGCGATGTTGCAGGAAGTTGAGAGTAAAACAGATTCTGAGGAGATGGCTGTGTAG